Proteins encoded together in one Acidobacteriota bacterium window:
- a CDS encoding M14 family metallopeptidase codes for MNRVKLVAGALIVVAASACAHANTRPALQPIPPSFAPQQLVGVWNQEHVSWPVPPLVRHADVEGRLRDVQRSEPDLFQLEEVGRSVEGRSINHIWFGTGPLHVLLWSQMHGDEPTATAAVFDIFEYVRRHRNEPAIARMLTALTIHVVPMLNPDGAERFQRRNAQGIDINRDGLRLQTPEGLALKALRDRLKAPIGFNLHNQSWRTEAGKTGQPASISLLSVAFDEARTESAGRLLTKKVCAVIRDALEPIAPGRVARYDDEFEVRAFGDNLTKWGTSVVLIETGAWPATEPDPYLVRLNFVAIMTALDALATNRVEQADKRRYETLPINETNLFYVLVRDGIVAPGTGVAPFVADVGIVATRGVRTADGQRATRLSARIDDLGDLHTMAALESIDAKGLLVAPLWDPALKEGDVVSLPDWKAKRAAHVVAQGEPAELVLLRPQGDQYKVEKVIRY; via the coding sequence ATGAATCGAGTCAAACTCGTCGCCGGCGCCCTGATCGTCGTTGCGGCAAGCGCTTGCGCCCATGCCAACACCCGCCCGGCGCTGCAGCCGATTCCGCCATCGTTCGCGCCGCAGCAACTGGTCGGCGTCTGGAATCAGGAACACGTCTCGTGGCCAGTGCCGCCGCTCGTCAGGCATGCCGACGTCGAGGGACGGCTGCGCGACGTGCAGCGAAGCGAACCGGACCTGTTTCAACTCGAGGAAGTCGGACGCTCGGTTGAAGGGCGTTCCATCAATCACATCTGGTTCGGCACCGGGCCGCTCCATGTGCTGCTCTGGTCACAGATGCACGGTGACGAGCCGACGGCGACGGCAGCCGTATTCGACATCTTCGAATACGTGCGCCGCCACCGGAATGAGCCGGCGATTGCCCGGATGCTGACCGCCTTGACGATTCACGTCGTGCCGATGCTCAACCCGGACGGCGCTGAGCGGTTCCAGCGCCGCAACGCACAGGGCATCGACATCAACCGCGACGGGCTGCGGCTTCAGACGCCAGAGGGCCTCGCGCTCAAGGCGCTCCGGGACCGGCTGAAGGCCCCGATCGGCTTCAACCTCCACAACCAGAGTTGGCGCACCGAAGCCGGCAAGACCGGCCAGCCGGCGTCCATCTCGCTGCTCTCGGTGGCCTTTGACGAGGCGCGGACCGAATCGGCGGGACGCCTGCTGACGAAGAAGGTGTGCGCCGTGATCCGCGACGCGCTCGAGCCGATCGCTCCTGGCCGGGTGGCCCGGTACGACGATGAGTTCGAGGTGAGGGCATTTGGCGACAATTTGACGAAGTGGGGGACCAGCGTCGTGCTGATCGAAACAGGCGCGTGGCCGGCGACCGAGCCGGATCCGTACCTGGTCCGGCTCAACTTCGTGGCGATCATGACCGCGCTCGATGCGCTCGCGACCAACCGTGTCGAGCAGGCGGACAAGCGGCGATACGAGACGCTGCCGATCAATGAGACGAATCTCTTCTACGTGCTGGTCCGCGACGGCATCGTTGCGCCTGGTACCGGTGTCGCGCCGTTTGTGGCCGATGTCGGCATTGTTGCCACGCGAGGAGTACGAACCGCGGACGGCCAGCGGGCGACGCGGCTGTCGGCGCGGATCGACGATCTGGGCGACCTGCACACGATGGCTGCGCTCGAATCGATCGATGCGAAGGGCCTCCTGGTGGCGCCGCTGTGGGACCCGGCCCTCAAGGAGGGTGATGTGGTGTCGTTGCCCGACTGGAAGGCGAAGCGGGCCGCGCACGTGGTGGCTCAGGGAGAGCCGGCCGAACTTGTTCTCCTGCGGCCGCAAGGGGATCAGTACAAAGTGGAGAAGGTGATCCGATATTGA
- a CDS encoding PstS family phosphate ABC transporter substrate-binding protein, with protein sequence MKHALIALALVATSVVLIGAQTAGLLSYQKVSGVSGSLTSVGSDTMNNMMTLWAETYRKFYPSVKIQVEGKGSGTAPPALIAGTSQFGPMSRQMKPAELDAFETKHGYKPTELKTSYDALAVYVNKDNPIKSLTLAQVEAVFGKNRARGYKENITTWGQLGLTGDWAKRPISLYGRNSASGTYGFFKEHVLKNGDYKDTVKEQPGSASVVQGVTEDRYGMGYSGIGYKTSGVRGVPLSESAGSAASDGSYEDVKSGKYPLWRFLYIYINKAPGRPLDPIVGEFVKLIFSKEGQDVVVKDGYMPLTGVQCQQELATLNK encoded by the coding sequence ATGAAACACGCACTGATTGCTCTCGCACTCGTTGCCACCAGCGTGGTGCTGATCGGCGCGCAGACGGCCGGGCTGCTGTCCTACCAGAAGGTGAGCGGCGTATCCGGCAGCCTGACCAGCGTCGGCTCCGACACGATGAACAACATGATGACGCTGTGGGCCGAGACGTACCGGAAGTTCTACCCGAGCGTCAAGATCCAGGTCGAAGGCAAGGGTTCCGGCACCGCGCCGCCAGCACTGATCGCCGGCACGTCGCAATTCGGCCCGATGTCACGCCAGATGAAGCCCGCCGAGCTCGACGCGTTCGAGACGAAGCACGGATACAAGCCGACCGAGCTCAAGACCAGCTACGACGCTCTCGCCGTCTACGTGAACAAGGACAACCCCATCAAGTCGCTGACGCTCGCGCAGGTGGAGGCCGTGTTCGGCAAGAACCGCGCGCGCGGCTACAAAGAAAACATCACAACCTGGGGCCAGCTGGGCCTCACCGGCGACTGGGCCAAACGGCCGATCAGCCTCTATGGCCGCAACTCGGCCAGCGGCACCTACGGCTTCTTCAAGGAGCACGTGCTCAAGAACGGCGACTATAAGGACACCGTGAAGGAGCAGCCAGGCTCCGCGTCGGTGGTTCAGGGCGTCACCGAGGACCGGTATGGCATGGGCTACAGCGGCATCGGCTACAAGACGTCCGGCGTGCGTGGGGTCCCGCTGTCGGAATCCGCCGGGTCGGCGGCCTCGGACGGAAGCTACGAGGACGTGAAGAGCGGCAAATATCCGCTCTGGCGCTTCCTCTACATCTACATTAACAAAGCTCCGGGCAGGCCGCTCGATCCGATCGTCGGCGAATTCGTGAAACTGATTTTCAGCAAGGAAGGCCAGGACGTGGTGGTCAAGGACGGCTACATGCCGCTTACCGGCGTCCAGTGCCAGCAGGAACTGGCCACGCTGAACAAGTAA
- a CDS encoding sensor histidine kinase encodes MNGITLPVPIANPVRINTRTVLAIYAVGAMLLGAALAAFGPIWFHGEVDGLPYAKNAFVRVVGAVIFAAGCFAMALARVEDPDARRRGIGWLAIGHAVVAAVVISQHFTIWIAPWSAAAGGSLFTVAGLLLYLWQFGEGSDGRLQGGMIVLFPDGDVSVPYSLRSEYERRIQQAAAQEERNRLARDLHDSIKQQLFAIHTAAATAQARFEGEPAGARAAIDQIRESARAATGEMDAMLQGLRAAPLENVGLVEALKQACEALAFRTGARVDFTPGALPSSMGLPPGTQNAIFRIAQEALANIARHARATHVQVTLAGSDGEIELTVKDDGAGFDQSQPARGVGLSNMRTRAEQHGGRIELVSQPGVGTRVRLTVRAAGRDSGDAKYHGRRAAMYGMIAFTNLMMGLATASHDRDLLMLNVPVSILMLAGCVHELLAYFHTRKPQGAGQ; translated from the coding sequence ATGAACGGTATCACCCTCCCTGTTCCCATCGCCAATCCCGTTCGAATCAACACCCGCACCGTGCTCGCCATTTATGCGGTGGGCGCCATGCTGCTCGGCGCCGCGCTCGCCGCCTTCGGACCGATCTGGTTCCACGGCGAGGTTGACGGACTCCCCTACGCCAAGAACGCATTCGTTCGAGTCGTTGGCGCGGTCATCTTCGCCGCCGGATGCTTCGCGATGGCGCTCGCCAGGGTGGAAGACCCTGACGCCCGCCGGCGAGGAATCGGGTGGCTGGCAATCGGTCACGCCGTCGTTGCGGCCGTCGTGATCAGCCAGCATTTCACCATCTGGATCGCTCCGTGGTCCGCTGCAGCCGGCGGATCACTTTTCACTGTCGCCGGCCTGCTGCTCTACTTGTGGCAATTCGGCGAGGGATCCGACGGCCGGTTGCAGGGCGGCATGATCGTGCTGTTCCCCGACGGCGACGTGTCGGTTCCGTACTCGCTTCGTTCGGAATACGAGCGTCGCATTCAGCAGGCCGCAGCACAGGAGGAGCGGAACCGTCTCGCCCGCGATCTCCATGACTCAATCAAGCAGCAACTGTTCGCCATCCACACCGCTGCCGCGACGGCCCAAGCGCGATTCGAGGGCGAGCCGGCTGGGGCGCGCGCGGCCATTGACCAGATACGCGAATCCGCTCGGGCGGCGACGGGCGAGATGGACGCGATGCTCCAGGGTTTGCGCGCCGCACCCCTCGAGAACGTCGGTCTCGTCGAAGCGCTCAAACAGGCCTGCGAGGCCCTGGCGTTCAGAACCGGTGCCCGTGTTGACTTCACGCCGGGCGCGTTGCCGTCCAGCATGGGATTACCTCCGGGCACTCAAAACGCCATCTTCCGCATCGCGCAAGAGGCGCTCGCCAACATCGCGCGCCACGCCCGCGCCACTCACGTGCAGGTGACGCTGGCCGGTTCCGATGGCGAAATCGAATTGACGGTGAAGGACGATGGGGCGGGGTTCGATCAGAGTCAGCCGGCCCGAGGCGTGGGACTCTCCAACATGCGTACGCGAGCAGAACAGCACGGCGGGCGAATTGAACTGGTCAGCCAGCCCGGTGTCGGCACTCGCGTCCGGCTGACTGTCCGCGCCGCGGGCCGGGATTCGGGCGATGCCAAGTACCACGGAAGGCGCGCGGCCATGTACGGCATGATCGCGTTCACGAATCTCATGATGGGGTTGGCCACGGCGTCCCACGACAGAGACCTCCTGATGTTGAATGTGCCGGTCTCGATCCTGATGCTCGCCGGATGCGTGCACGAACTGCTTGCGTACTTCCACACGCGCAAGCCCCAGGGAGCCGGCCAATGA
- the bcp gene encoding thioredoxin-dependent thiol peroxidase, with translation MPQLKTGDKAPAFSLKNQQGETVKLSAFKGQKVLVYFYPKADTPGCTTQSCNVRDARPNLSQLGVAALGISPDQPEAQQKFDTRFKLGFPLLADTDHSVAEAYGVWGEKSMYGKKYFGIIRSSFLIDEKGKIAHAWYKVSPDDTVPLAIAALRSV, from the coding sequence ATGCCGCAACTGAAGACGGGCGATAAGGCTCCCGCGTTCTCGCTCAAGAACCAGCAGGGGGAAACCGTGAAGCTCTCTGCATTCAAGGGCCAGAAGGTTCTGGTCTACTTCTATCCGAAGGCCGACACGCCCGGCTGCACGACGCAGTCGTGCAACGTGCGCGACGCGAGACCGAACCTCAGCCAACTTGGCGTTGCCGCCCTCGGCATCAGCCCGGACCAGCCCGAGGCGCAGCAGAAGTTCGACACCAGGTTCAAGCTCGGTTTCCCGCTCCTGGCCGATACCGATCACTCGGTGGCGGAGGCGTACGGCGTGTGGGGCGAGAAGTCGATGTACGGGAAGAAGTACTTCGGCATCATCCGCTCGTCGTTCCTCATCGACGAGAAAGGCAAGATCGCGCACGCCTGGTACAAGGTGTCACCTGACGACACCGTGCCGCTGGCCATCGCCGCGCTCCGAAGCGTCTAA
- a CDS encoding response regulator transcription factor, with protein MNAISVVLVDDHKVVTRSLKSYLESFPDLRVVGIAASGEELLEHLSDWHPQVVVQDLLLPGGIDGIETTRRALAREPSIRVVALTASIDEGRMMAALRAGATGYIRKDAEPETLLAAIRAVARGRTFIDPYVACRVAEDATAHEELTAREREVLRHVALGLSNKDIAEALSVSEETIKTHVGHLLGKLGVENRAQAIVQALKRSLISLDELD; from the coding sequence ATGAACGCCATCAGCGTCGTACTTGTTGACGATCACAAGGTCGTGACGCGCAGTTTGAAGAGCTACCTGGAGTCGTTTCCCGATCTTCGCGTGGTAGGCATCGCGGCAAGTGGCGAGGAACTCCTGGAGCACCTGTCCGACTGGCACCCGCAGGTTGTCGTCCAGGATCTGCTCTTGCCGGGCGGCATCGACGGCATCGAAACAACCCGCCGGGCGCTTGCCCGTGAGCCGTCGATACGGGTCGTGGCTCTCACCGCGTCAATAGACGAGGGACGCATGATGGCCGCACTGAGGGCCGGCGCAACCGGCTACATCAGGAAGGACGCAGAACCGGAAACTCTCCTCGCGGCGATTCGCGCCGTCGCGCGCGGGAGGACGTTCATCGACCCGTACGTGGCTTGTCGTGTCGCCGAGGATGCGACAGCCCACGAGGAGTTGACGGCCCGCGAGCGCGAAGTGCTGCGTCATGTGGCGTTGGGCCTGTCAAACAAGGACATCGCAGAAGCGCTGTCGGTCAGCGAGGAGACCATCAAGACGCACGTCGGTCACCTGCTCGGCAAACTGGGCGTGGAGAATCGCGCCCAGGCTATCGTGCAGGCGCTGAAGCGCAGTCTGATCTCGCTCGACGAACTCGATTAG
- a CDS encoding glutamine synthetase yields the protein MSHHPSSAAPLPEQADHLQPLSRQIGKPPASWTVDDLVAFVRDRDIRLLSLMHVGGDGWLKTLDFVPRNAEHLADVLAGGERADGSSLFGDLGIPVGASDIVIRPRLATAFIDPFSPRPTLAMLCSHYNRQGEPLAESPDTLVRAAYKRVVESTGVEWHALGEIEFFLGQRGEEAEVYGANERGYHASSPFVFGEALRRQALFHLDNMGVPVKYGHAEVGYVEADATDPRVWEQHEIELWLQPLPEAADAVVLTEWVLRNLAQRSGMLCSFAPMARKGHAGSGMHFHFAPCANGVFLPHTGPDGHLTAEASWLICGLVTHGGALMAFGNRSRDSFVRLSQGREAPSRLTWGRYNRRALVRIPIVPTDAHGRPTSAETIEFRLPDGSAHPHLLLAGVAQAVVAGKSIPDPEGLLERSAVTAQGSASEASRVPLTMVEVADSLVRSRPVLEAGGVFTANLLDRVIALLRA from the coding sequence ATGAGCCATCATCCCTCTTCCGCCGCCCCGCTCCCCGAACAGGCCGACCATCTTCAGCCGCTCAGCCGCCAGATTGGAAAGCCGCCGGCGTCGTGGACCGTCGACGATCTTGTCGCGTTCGTCCGCGATCGCGACATCCGGCTGCTCTCGCTGATGCACGTGGGAGGAGATGGGTGGCTCAAGACGCTCGACTTCGTCCCGCGAAACGCCGAACACCTGGCAGATGTCCTGGCTGGCGGCGAACGGGCCGACGGGTCGAGCCTGTTCGGCGATCTCGGGATCCCGGTCGGCGCTTCCGACATCGTCATCCGGCCGCGCCTGGCAACGGCATTCATTGATCCGTTCTCGCCGAGACCGACTCTCGCCATGCTCTGCAGCCACTACAACCGGCAGGGCGAGCCGCTGGCCGAATCGCCGGATACGCTGGTTCGCGCAGCGTACAAGCGCGTGGTTGAGAGCACCGGTGTCGAGTGGCACGCGCTTGGCGAGATCGAGTTCTTTCTCGGCCAGCGCGGCGAAGAGGCCGAGGTGTACGGCGCGAACGAGCGCGGGTATCACGCCAGTTCGCCGTTCGTGTTCGGCGAGGCACTGCGGCGGCAGGCGCTCTTTCATCTGGACAATATGGGTGTGCCGGTGAAGTACGGCCACGCGGAAGTGGGGTACGTCGAAGCCGATGCGACGGATCCGCGCGTGTGGGAACAGCACGAAATCGAACTGTGGCTCCAGCCGCTGCCCGAAGCCGCCGACGCCGTCGTACTGACCGAATGGGTGCTGCGCAACCTCGCGCAGCGCAGTGGGATGCTCTGCAGTTTCGCTCCCATGGCACGCAAGGGCCACGCCGGCAGCGGCATGCACTTCCACTTCGCGCCCTGCGCCAACGGCGTCTTCCTGCCGCACACCGGACCGGACGGCCACCTCACCGCCGAGGCCAGCTGGCTCATCTGCGGGTTGGTCACTCACGGCGGCGCGCTGATGGCGTTTGGCAATCGAAGCCGCGATTCGTTCGTCCGGTTGAGTCAGGGCAGGGAAGCCCCGAGCCGGCTGACCTGGGGCCGCTACAATCGCCGCGCACTCGTCCGGATCCCGATCGTGCCCACCGATGCGCATGGACGGCCGACCAGCGCCGAGACGATTGAATTTCGCCTGCCCGACGGATCGGCCCATCCGCACTTGTTGCTGGCCGGCGTGGCACAGGCCGTGGTCGCGGGCAAGTCGATTCCTGATCCGGAAGGACTGCTCGAACGATCCGCCGTCACAGCCCAGGGATCGGCATCGGAGGCGAGCCGCGTGCCGCTGACGATGGTCGAGGTCGCCGACAGTCTGGTGCGGAGCCGCCCTGTGCTCGAGGCCGGCGGGGTGTTCACCGCGAACCTGCTCGATCGGGTGATCGCGCTGCTCAGGGCGTAG
- the thiS gene encoding sulfur carrier protein ThiS → MLVVNDEPLDYDAGMTVADVLKKRSYIWRLLAVFVNGTFVPRGTYDKTPVPDGADVKVIHQIAGG, encoded by the coding sequence ATGCTCGTCGTCAATGATGAACCTCTGGACTACGACGCCGGGATGACCGTCGCCGACGTTCTCAAGAAGCGCAGCTACATCTGGCGCCTGCTGGCGGTGTTCGTCAATGGCACGTTCGTCCCGCGCGGCACGTACGACAAGACGCCGGTGCCCGACGGCGCCGACGTCAAAGTCATCCACCAGATCGCCGGCGGATAG
- a CDS encoding aldehyde:ferredoxin oxidoreductase: MSTTYDYKVRTTYTDDVPRLRAAHRIVAEFPFTPSLPDKGYTGRTLFIDLDTMSIREKAVTKEMVDIFTGGRGFGLYYLWHATTPTTKWNDPDNEIIICPGPLAGNTQYAGSGKSIVVTISPETDLAIDCNVGGYFGPLVKFCGFDAVEIRGKAKSETIIVIDGPRGVIRFEEAEEETPDSHIAGEIFTHMYAEDAKDMQNVSVVSAGKAAESAYMGCLNFSWYDPRRGAVRLKQAGRGGTGTVFRDKKLKALVVRGFKMKADLNHAADFPITVQVGKKINQEIRDYDDEQCHMRRQGTAHLVEVMDAYDLLPVHNFQYGKHPDTPKIDSQVWDKRFTQGIPDHCWYGCGMGCSKGADGHLVRTGPYKGDIVTVDGPEYENAAGLASNCGLFDPDWLLEVNFYCDTYGIDTISYGTSCAFVMECYEKGILNKERTGGVDLTWGNGEAEVELLHQMWRGEGFGVIVGKGVRYMQNLFIKKGWGDPQFIRDIGMQNKGLEFSQYMSKESLAQQGGYCMTNKGPQHDEAWLIFMDMVNNQIPTFEDKAEALYYFPLFRTWFGLQGLCKLPWNDIEPPDNHEKYPGPEAAKVPEHVDNYLALYTGITGKPLDRASLIDQSARVYNFQRIFNLRRGSGLREHDMPPYRAMGPVTAEEYESRADRYDKQLKDIVGVDPAGKTTAEKMKLHREWRTDRYNKLLDAVYKRRGWTPGGVPTLERLKHLGIDFPEVVALAKPHWG; this comes from the coding sequence ATGTCCACGACCTACGACTACAAAGTCCGAACGACTTACACCGATGACGTGCCTCGCCTCCGCGCCGCGCACCGGATCGTGGCGGAGTTCCCGTTCACGCCAAGTCTGCCCGACAAGGGGTACACCGGGCGCACGCTCTTTATCGACCTCGATACGATGAGCATCAGGGAGAAGGCCGTCACGAAGGAAATGGTGGACATCTTCACGGGGGGGCGCGGCTTCGGCCTTTACTACCTCTGGCACGCGACAACGCCGACTACCAAGTGGAACGATCCGGACAACGAGATCATCATCTGCCCCGGCCCGCTGGCGGGCAACACCCAGTACGCGGGGTCGGGCAAGTCGATTGTCGTGACGATTTCCCCGGAGACGGATCTGGCGATCGACTGCAACGTGGGTGGATACTTCGGGCCCCTGGTGAAGTTCTGCGGCTTCGACGCGGTCGAGATTCGGGGCAAGGCGAAGAGCGAAACCATCATCGTCATCGACGGCCCGCGCGGCGTGATCCGCTTCGAAGAGGCGGAAGAAGAGACGCCCGACAGCCACATCGCCGGCGAAATCTTCACGCACATGTACGCGGAAGATGCGAAGGATATGCAGAACGTGTCGGTGGTCTCGGCCGGCAAAGCGGCCGAATCGGCCTACATGGGGTGTCTCAATTTCTCGTGGTACGACCCGAGGCGAGGGGCGGTGCGATTGAAACAGGCCGGGCGCGGCGGGACGGGCACGGTGTTCCGCGACAAGAAGCTCAAGGCCCTGGTCGTCCGCGGCTTCAAGATGAAGGCCGACTTGAATCACGCCGCCGACTTTCCCATCACGGTCCAGGTCGGCAAGAAGATCAACCAGGAGATTCGCGACTATGACGACGAGCAGTGCCATATGCGACGGCAAGGCACGGCGCATCTGGTCGAGGTGATGGACGCGTACGACCTGCTCCCGGTGCACAACTTCCAGTACGGCAAGCACCCGGACACGCCGAAGATTGATTCCCAGGTGTGGGACAAGCGCTTCACGCAGGGCATCCCCGACCATTGCTGGTACGGCTGCGGCATGGGCTGTTCCAAGGGCGCCGACGGCCATCTGGTCCGCACGGGCCCCTACAAGGGGGACATCGTCACGGTGGACGGCCCGGAATACGAGAACGCCGCCGGCCTCGCATCGAACTGCGGGCTGTTCGATCCCGACTGGCTGCTCGAGGTGAACTTCTACTGCGATACGTACGGGATCGACACGATTTCGTACGGCACCTCGTGCGCGTTCGTCATGGAGTGCTATGAGAAGGGCATTCTGAACAAGGAACGGACCGGCGGCGTCGACCTTACGTGGGGCAACGGCGAGGCCGAGGTGGAACTGCTGCATCAAATGTGGCGCGGCGAGGGCTTCGGCGTCATCGTCGGCAAGGGCGTCCGCTACATGCAGAACCTGTTCATCAAGAAGGGGTGGGGCGACCCGCAGTTTATTCGCGACATCGGCATGCAGAACAAGGGCCTCGAGTTCTCACAGTACATGTCGAAGGAGTCGCTGGCACAGCAGGGCGGATACTGCATGACCAACAAGGGGCCCCAGCACGACGAGGCGTGGCTGATCTTCATGGACATGGTGAACAACCAGATCCCGACCTTCGAGGACAAGGCGGAGGCGCTCTACTACTTCCCGCTCTTCCGCACGTGGTTCGGCCTGCAGGGCCTCTGTAAGCTGCCGTGGAACGACATCGAACCGCCGGACAATCACGAGAAGTACCCAGGGCCGGAAGCCGCGAAGGTCCCCGAGCACGTGGATAACTACCTGGCGCTCTACACCGGCATCACGGGCAAGCCGCTCGACAGGGCGTCGCTGATTGACCAGTCCGCCAGGGTCTACAACTTCCAGCGCATCTTCAACCTCCGCAGGGGATCGGGCCTGCGCGAACACGACATGCCGCCGTACCGGGCGATGGGGCCGGTGACGGCCGAGGAGTACGAGTCGCGGGCCGATCGCTACGACAAGCAGCTCAAGGACATCGTCGGCGTCGATCCGGCCGGCAAGACCACCGCGGAGAAGATGAAGCTGCACCGCGAGTGGCGAACCGATCGCTACAACAAGCTGCTCGATGCGGTGTACAAGCGGCGCGGCTGGACGCCAGGCGGTGTGCCGACGCTGGAGCGGCTGAAGCACCTCGGGATCGATTTTCCCGAGGTGGTGGCGCTGGCGAAGCCGCACTGGGGATGA
- a CDS encoding YdcF family protein produces MRISKVLRGAVMSIGIATPALVAWLAAGCPVMVDRLFVMNEAPVKARAIVCIGGGLGGHNLPTEDGWMRVYTAVQLHHDQFAPVVVFSGGGAQKVSEAEVYSETAQWLGLPASSVVLDPVPGGTNEHPRNLLNIATLGLTKDTPLLVVTSPLHSTRVWLCFRKAGFTNVRMVTSYVAKGPDADHPDTRIIRDRRVSSVESYRPSGKSYDDPINRVKWGLDSLLTIAREAVAIGVYKFKGFI; encoded by the coding sequence GTGCGAATCAGCAAGGTGCTTCGGGGCGCCGTGATGTCAATTGGCATCGCCACGCCGGCGCTTGTCGCCTGGCTGGCAGCCGGCTGCCCGGTGATGGTGGACCGGCTGTTCGTGATGAACGAGGCGCCCGTGAAGGCCCGGGCGATCGTCTGCATCGGCGGCGGGCTCGGCGGGCACAACCTGCCCACCGAAGATGGCTGGATGCGCGTCTACACGGCCGTGCAGCTGCACCACGACCAGTTCGCGCCGGTGGTGGTGTTCAGCGGCGGCGGCGCCCAGAAGGTCAGCGAGGCTGAGGTCTACTCGGAGACCGCCCAGTGGCTGGGCCTGCCCGCATCGAGCGTGGTACTTGATCCGGTGCCGGGCGGCACCAACGAGCACCCGCGGAACCTGCTGAACATCGCGACGCTCGGTTTGACGAAGGACACGCCACTGCTCGTCGTGACGTCGCCGCTCCACTCGACACGCGTCTGGTTGTGCTTCCGCAAGGCGGGATTCACCAACGTCAGAATGGTCACGTCGTACGTCGCGAAAGGTCCGGACGCAGATCACCCGGACACCCGCATCATCCGGGATCGGCGCGTCTCGTCAGTTGAGTCCTATCGGCCAAGTGGCAAGAGCTACGACGATCCGATCAACCGCGTGAAGTGGGGGCTCGACAGCCTGCTCACGATCGCACGCGAGGCGGTCGCCATCGGGGTCTACAAGTTCAAAGGCTTCATATAG